The Methanosarcina barkeri str. Wiesmoor DNA segment CCACTTCAAACCAAAACACACCTTAAACCAAAATCCACTTCAAACCAAAACACACCTTAAACCAAAATCCACTTCAAACCAAAACACACCTTAAACCAAAATCCACTTCAAACCAAAACACACCTTAAACCAAAATCCACTTCAAACCAAAACACACCTTCAAACTAAAATCCACCTCTCAAAAAATAGACACCTAGTGCATCGATTCTCAAATATATACATAATAAGTAAATAACTATAGTCTGCGATGTCAATATTATATTAAAGTCACATGGAGTTCTTTAACACGAAAAACGCAATCTGTCGAAGAGTGATTCGATCTGGATATTACAACCACGGAAAACACGGAAAGCACGGAAGAACCACGCCTTTACTACTTATTTCCGTGTCTTCCGTGCTTTCAGTGGTTTTCAAAAAATTCATTTTTTTACATACTTTGGAATCAATGCACTAAATTGTATAGCACCTGTTGAATGTCAAATTACCTTCATTGTAGGTTCAGCCGAATTCATAGACAATTTCTCTATGAACTATTAAAAATCTATGATGGCTGAACCACCTATGTAATTCAAAATTTATAACAAGTTCTGAATTAATCTTATCTATATCTTTGGAAAACAGGAGATTACTATATGTTGTTACAAAAATGTCCAAAGTGTGGCTCCAAGCTTGAAAATGATACTTTCAGGGATTTTCAGTATTGCTCTGTGTGTGGGTACTGGACAAGGAAAGATACTGCAAGGCTTGAACCATTGTTAATCCTGGAGTAATTATAATATGTTTGAATTCTCTTTGGAGTTTACTCGTTGTGGTACACTTCTCAAAAAGCAGTTACCTGGCTCAAATAAGTTTTATTACTGTAGAAAGTGTAGATCTATATCCTCAGTTGCGTCCATAAGAGTGCCTGCTTATCTGCGAATCCGCAGATTAATGTTTAGCTGACCAAAAAACAAAAGTTGTTTCTGTGAATTTGGTGTTATAAACAACCAGTAAAGTTTCTGATCCTGAAAAATGGTCCTGATATGCTCCTTAAAATCTTACTGAGTGAGAATCAAATTCAGTAATTCGCTAAAATCTTTGAAGTCCATCTGACTCCAAAAACAGCAAAACCAAGGTTCTCACATCCCTTTTTATCTCTTTTTCCTTTCAGATACTTGACATTAATAATAATGTCCAGAGAAATCATTTCCTTGGAGTTCTTCATGACATATTGAGTGCTCTTGTTAATGATGTAAAGAGAAATGTATGAGTAAAAAGAGTTTGTTGATTTTTTAGCCTGGCTACGGATTACATATTTTTCGTTAGCCAAGTCTGTTTTTCCATAATAAGGATCGTTGGTAAGATCAACAGCGAATTCATAGTACTTACCTGTTTTTAGCGTTTTTAGAGGATTTTGAAGGAGTATATTTTCATTGGATGGGATCAATTCGTCCATGTTTAGTTTATTAAGATGGTAGCGGAGAGATGTTTCACAAGTAACAGCAGAATACTGTTTTGAGATAGAATGGATGGAATTCTTATCAACTGCCAAACTAACAACAGTACGAATAATGTCTTCACTTGTAAGTGAACCCTTGATCTTGAGAGTTACATGGAATTTAAGAGGTTGTAGTACCAAATCAATACAGTATTTTGACTTTAATTCAATTTTAGATCTATATCCATATTTATGTGATAAAAGAAACACAATAAGGCATTTTTATCACATATTAAGGTATTGAAAAGCCTCCTTAACGAAAAAATGAAAATTAGAGAAGTACTGAATTTGTCACGATTCTTCACTTAATCGAAGACGAATGGAGATTGTTTCAGAAAGTTTTCTGCATAGCCGGAGAAATAACCAGCAAAAATAGCAAATTTATCACAAAAGGATAGAGATTTACTTCTGACTCTCAGCAGTATCTGGACTACTTACTTAACATTACTCCTAAAATTCTATACAAAATAAGAATAAAAACAAGGATTAAAACAAGCTGTCTCAAACTCAAGTCATTTCTACAATTGATTATGGAAAATGTTTACTTTAAATATACAAAAGATATTTTTTCAAACTTTAGGTACAAATTAACCTCATAGTCGAATAAAATATCCCATTTGTAAAATCAAGTTTACTTTTTAAACAACCTGAAAAAGAAATATTAAAAAGGATTAAAATGATTAAAAAAGAAAAATTAAAAAAGAGAAATTAAAAAAGAGAAATTAAAAAAGAGAAATTAAAAAAGAGAAATTAAAAAAGAAAAATTAAAAAGGATTAAAATGATTAAAAATGAAAAATTAATAAAGAAAAATTAAAAAAGAGAAATTAAAAATGAAAAATTAAAAAATACTAAAAAAATTAATAAAGACCTAATAACATATAATATTAATTAATTAAGTAACTGGTTAGAGGCTGATCCTAAATAAACTTAAAAAATAACTGGGTAAACTGATAATCAAGTTTTACCTCTGAGAGATACAATGACATCGGGTACACAGAAATGGCTAAAAAGACACTTAATTGATAGCCAGATATTGAATTTTCAGAAAAAAAGTTTGAAAGAACACACCAGTGTCTTAATACTATACACTTTACTAACTTTTATACTCACTTATCCTGTAGTTTTCAAGATACGCAATTATATTCCGGGAAGCGGAGACGCATTTCAGTGGATAAGGATACTCTGGTATACTCCAGTAGCCATATTTAACTCTGGCCTAACAAAATTAACACACGACTATTTCATATTTTATCCGTATGGAATCCCAGCTTCCCCATTTCAGTCGGCATTTAATCAACTCTTATCATACGTGTTATCCAGTATAATGGAAATTCACGTAGCGTACACTATACTATGGTTATTCTCATTTATTTTTGGTGCATATGGCACATATTTGCTTGTAAGATATCTGACAGGTGATAGAACCTCTTCTTTCATTGCCGGAATTGTGTTTGCTTTTTCACCTTATCATTTTGTACATGCACTTGGCCATTTTGGGGCAACCAGTATTGAGTGGATACCTTTCTGCGCCCTGTACTTGATGAAAATGTTTAAAGAAGGTGGAGTTCGAAACAGTTTTTTTGCAGGCATATTCTTTATTCTCGTAGCCATGAGCGACCTTCAATATATGGTGTTTATGGGAATTTTTGTGATGTTACTGTTTGTATATGAAATATATGTTTTTTTAAGAATAGAGAAAATAGGTTATAAAGAGATGCTGAAAAGAATCCTTTATAAGTACACTTTATTTGGATTTGTTTCATTTATAGGTATAATACCTCTCACCTTTGAAAACATTCTAACAGCAACATCCAGTAATAACTTTTTAAAATTAAATCCCTCTGAAACGGTTAGGTATTCAGCTGATTTACTGAGCTTTTTTATTCCTTCGGTTTTGCATCCCGTTTTTGGGAATATTACGACAGCGATTTATAATAATTTTTCAGGAAATATCAGTGAAAACACGATGTTTATCGGATACGCTGTGATTTTACTCTCTTTGTTTGCAGTTCATAGATTGAAAGGAAACAAATATGTAAAATTCTGGCTGATAGCTGCCCTGTCTTTTTCGATAATCAGCCTTGGCCCACTTCTTCATGTAAACGGTAAGACCTCGTTTACAGAATTCAATACTACTGTTCCTCTTCCGTATTTAGTTTTGTATAATTTGATTCCATTTCTGGACAATTGCCGGACAACCGGCAGATTTTTTGTAATTGGTTCGCTCTCATTCGCAGTTTTAATGGGTTATGGGGCGTCAGAACTGCTAAAATCTAACAGGATTACTAATAACAGGATTAATAAAAGGGTGGCCGCAATTGTAATAACCAGTTTGATAATTTTCGAATATCTGGCAGTTCCTGTATCTTTATCAACTGTCGATGAACCTTCATTTTATAAAGAAATTTCACAAGATAGAGATAGCTACGCATTGCTTGAAATCCCAGCAACTAAGGATTATGTAGCAGGTTCAACCATTATTTATTACCAGACAATACATGGAAAGCCTGTTATAGGTAACTGGGCTGCCAGGTATCCATCTACTGCGAGAAATTTTGAATTAAATACACCTGTGGTAAGGGAATTAACCTATTTGCAACCTTTTACTGATGATATCCTGGACCAAGATATCGATAAAGTCGGAACATCCATTTTAAATTATTATAATATCTCGTATATTGTTTTGCATACAAATTATATGAATGACAGAGAAATTGACTTTACCGAGAAACTAATCCAAACGAATCTCGACGCGGAACGAAAAACCTATGAACAGGACTCTCTTATTGTGTATCACGTCAAAAAAGAGCCTCTAAAATCATTTATGATTTTAAAAGGCGGATGGAACTCACTGGAAAAATTCGATCTAGAACCCACTCGATGGATATCAAATAATGCTACAATATCAATTTGTTCAAATAGTTCTAGAAACGCTACACTAAATTTTAATGCATGCAGTTTTCACCGTCCAAGAACTCTCGAGGTTTATAATGGCAAAGTTCTTCAAGATAGGCAAACTATCAGTACAGTTTTTTCCAGGACATCTATTCCAATTAGCTTAAAGAAAGGCGAAAATCTCATTCTTCTGCATGTGCCAGAAGGGTCTGAAATTCCAAGTGAGATTCCAGAGTTAAAAAGCGAAGACAGCAGGGAACTGAGCATAGCAGTTCAACAGGTTCAATTAACCTGACCATGGCAGCGTCAAGTGAACGGAAGCGCAAGATTAAAAGAAGAATAAGTCGAAGACCAAAAAGAAGGTTAAAAGCAAGAAGTCGAAGACCAAAAAGAAGGTTAAAAGCAAGACCGAAAATGAGACTAAAAAGAGGACAAAAAGAAAGCTGAAGTGTAGTGAAGATACATCAAGGCAGCCTGTAACAAGGCTTACCGGATGATTTATGTTCTTTTATTTTTTTACAGCATAAAAAGAATTACGTTCACCAGAACATGTTTTCAGAATTAAATCTGAAAACAAGTCTTTTGAGAAAAGGCTTGCGGGCAAGCAGTTTTTTGAGAAGACTTGGAGGTAAAAAATGGAAACCAGTAAGACTGCAGCTGAAAGCGGGGTAAGTTTTGAGATTATCTTTGTAGGCCGTTCAAACGTGGGCAAATCCTCGTTACTAAGGGAACTCTTCGGAGCAAAAGTAAGGGTTGGAAAACGCCCTGGGGTTACCTTACGCCCTGCGCACGTCCAGGTCTCGGATCTGCTTATCACGGATATGCCTGGCTTCGGCTTCATGAGTGGAGTAAAAGACCGAAAGCAGGACATAGTAAAAGACAAAACCGTGCACTATATCGAAGAGAATGCCGAAAGGATCAAGCTAGGAGTGCTTGTAATAGACAGCCCGGCTTTCCCGCAGATAGTAGACCGATGGGACTCAAAGGACCAGATCCCGATAGACGTTGAAATGTTCGATTTCCTGAGGGAAGTCGGGATTGATACCATTATTGCTGCAAACAAGATGGATAAGGTAAAAGAAAGCGAGTACGGTTCCCTTCTTGACGAGATTGCAATTCGACTCGGGCTTGAGTCTCCCTGGCAGAACTGGAAGCATATAATAGCTCCTATCAGCGCCAAAAAAGGAGACATAAAAGCTTTAAAAGGTCTGCTTCGGGACAGGCTGCACGAAATGAAGAGGGATGACCTGTTCAAGTATGTTTGATCTGAAAAAACTCGTCATAAGGCATAATTGCCATGTAAATTCGCGTCCGAGTGGATCTTATAATACTCAAAAAGCCTTTCTCCCCATTCAATAGCCTTTGGATCAGAGCTAAACAAACCTGTAGTTATGTCATATTCAGTGCCGCTTTTCTTGTATAGGCTTAAGACCAGGCATTTATCCGTAACAATTAGGCCTATTCTAAGGTCTTCAGTCTTAGATTTTAACTGAAAATTTTTATAACTTTTCAGTACCTGCAGTTTCTCTACATAAGGCGACTGTTTTAATTCTTCTGCAACATTAAGAGGAACTATAAGCTCAACAGAGGTTTCTTCTTTAACTTTTTCCAAGATGGAATCAGCATATTCTTCAGTTATTACGGATGATATGCCGTAGATATGATCTGCGTTTTTAATTATTTTTAACTGGTTGCTGTAGACACTAAGAATTTTTGTTCTTTTGTCATAGAGAACTTCAGAATTATAAAGACATCCAATTTCTTTTAGCAATGGAGTGGGAATTCCCTCTATGTAATGCGTAGACCAGAAATATTTGAATTTGCTGACGGTCCCAACTGTTGCAAAAGAGTCCGCCACTCCTAAAGCCACAATTTTTCCTACAGGAGTTAGGCAGTACTCACGTTCTTTTGTTTCTATTAGATGATCTTCTTCCAGTTTTCTTAGCTTTGGAATTATTGCCTGGGATGTACTTCCGGTAATTTCACGCAGTTGGGAAAGTTTTCTGCTGCTTTCGTTCAATGATAGAAGTATCTCGGTTAGAAGTCTTGACCTGTATATGGCCTGGAGATTATCTTCCATTTCATAATAAATTTCAAAGCTATTCATTTCCGTCGCCGCATCTACAGATTTTTTCTTCTTTCTTATTGAATTCCTCTAATACAATATATGTTTTTATTTCCTGTTGAGTCACTTATCTTGGTATTTGTTTTGCTAATTTCCTTGCTTAGTGAATAGACAAACAGTGTTATTTTTGTTAAAACGTAAGTCAAAATTACTCTGTCAGTTCAAACCCTGAAACTTCATAATTTTTGATGAAAAAAAGTGTCGGTTTAATGAATGTTAATCAGATCGATTAAGATTCGTCAACGTAATAAATGTATAGAAGAAGATTAAAACTGCTTTTGAATGTGGAGTTCAAACAAACCTTCCAGAGTAGATTTGAACTCCACGTGCCTTGAGGCAAGGAAATGATAGCTTTAAGAATTCTTAAGGTTTGCCGGATCCTGCCTCGGGAGTAAAGAGAAGAGGCAAAAATAAGTGACAATAAAGAAGTTCAAAGCAGAAACAATTCTTTTGGCGATAATGCTGGTGAACGTGATACTTGTACCAGCTGTGAGTGCAACAAATAGTACTGCAAAAGAATGTCAAGATGAATCTGTTGGAGACCCTTGGTTCGAGAAGGGTGACGAATTAAATCGGCTTAGTGGTGATGAACGTCGTGCCCTCGCTGAGAAAAACGAAACAGTAAGAAAAATGATAGAGGAAGATCTAAAGATTAAACCTGTGAAAATTGAAAACTCCAAGGACTTGGAAAATCTTCCTGCTAATTATCCTGAGGACGTAAAGAAAATAATAATAGGAAATATCTCATCAAAAAATGTTAATCTACAA contains these protein-coding regions:
- a CDS encoding winged helix-turn-helix domain-containing protein, which codes for MNSFEIYYEMEDNLQAIYRSRLLTEILLSLNESSRKLSQLREITGSTSQAIIPKLRKLEEDHLIETKEREYCLTPVGKIVALGVADSFATVGTVSKFKYFWSTHYIEGIPTPLLKEIGCLYNSEVLYDKRTKILSVYSNQLKIIKNADHIYGISSVITEEYADSILEKVKEETSVELIVPLNVAEELKQSPYVEKLQVLKSYKNFQLKSKTEDLRIGLIVTDKCLVLSLYKKSGTEYDITTGLFSSDPKAIEWGERLFEYYKIHSDANLHGNYAL
- the engB gene encoding GTP-binding protein EngB; this translates as METSKTAAESGVSFEIIFVGRSNVGKSSLLRELFGAKVRVGKRPGVTLRPAHVQVSDLLITDMPGFGFMSGVKDRKQDIVKDKTVHYIEENAERIKLGVLVIDSPAFPQIVDRWDSKDQIPIDVEMFDFLREVGIDTIIAANKMDKVKESEYGSLLDEIAIRLGLESPWQNWKHIIAPISAKKGDIKALKGLLRDRLHEMKRDDLFKYV